The following proteins come from a genomic window of Falco rusticolus isolate bFalRus1 chromosome 9, bFalRus1.pri, whole genome shotgun sequence:
- the PLA2G12B gene encoding group XIIB secretory phospholipase A2-like protein isoform X1, translated as MRLLFEAVVLCLTLGLGLCSEETTQENTVHQASQAESTYSEWGIGAIRDSFETVNSYFDSFLELLGGKNGVCQYRCRYGKAPMPRPHYKPQEPNGCSSYFLGLKVPESLDLGIPAMTKCCNQLDICYDTCGANKYRCDAKFRWCLHSICSDLKRSLGFVSKVEACESVADTVFNAVWTLGCRPFMNSQRSACICSEEERDEL; from the exons ATGCGGCTGCTTTTTGAGGCAGTGGTTCTGTGCCTGACCCTGGGCTTAGGACTATGTAGTGAGGAAACAACACAGGAGAACACCGTCCACCAAGCTTCCCAAGCAGAGTCAACCTATTCAGAGTGGGGCATCGGAGCCATCCGGGACAGCTTCGAAACAGTTAACAGCTACTTTGACTCCTTCTTGGAACTGCTTGGGGGAAAAAACGGTGTTTGCCAGTACAGATGTCGATACG GGAAGGCTCCAATGCCGCGACCTCACTACAAACCCCAAGAACCCAACGGCTGTAGCTCCTATTTTCTGGGGCTCAAGGTACCCGAAAGT ctAGATCTGGGCATCCCTGCCATGACCAAGTGCTGTAACCAGCTGGACATTTGTTACGACACCTGTGGGGCCAACAAATACCGCTGCGATGCCAAGTTCCGCTGGTGCCTCCACTCCATCTGCTCCGACCTCAAGCGCAGCCTCGGATTCGTCTCCAAGGTGGAAG CTTGTGAATCCGTCGCAGACACAGTGTTCAACGCTGTCTGGACCCTGGGCTGCCGGCCCTTCATGAACAGCCAAAGGAGCGCCTGCATTTGCAGCGAGGAAGAACGAGATGAATTGTGA
- the PLA2G12B gene encoding group XIIB secretory phospholipase A2-like protein isoform X2, which yields MRLLFEAVVLCLTLGLGLCSEETTQENTVHQASQAESTYSEWGIGAIRDSFETVNSYFDSFLELLGGKNGVCQYRCRYGKAPMPRPHYKPQEPNGCSSYFLGLKLDLGIPAMTKCCNQLDICYDTCGANKYRCDAKFRWCLHSICSDLKRSLGFVSKVEACESVADTVFNAVWTLGCRPFMNSQRSACICSEEERDEL from the exons ATGCGGCTGCTTTTTGAGGCAGTGGTTCTGTGCCTGACCCTGGGCTTAGGACTATGTAGTGAGGAAACAACACAGGAGAACACCGTCCACCAAGCTTCCCAAGCAGAGTCAACCTATTCAGAGTGGGGCATCGGAGCCATCCGGGACAGCTTCGAAACAGTTAACAGCTACTTTGACTCCTTCTTGGAACTGCTTGGGGGAAAAAACGGTGTTTGCCAGTACAGATGTCGATACG GGAAGGCTCCAATGCCGCGACCTCACTACAAACCCCAAGAACCCAACGGCTGTAGCTCCTATTTTCTGGGGCTCAAG ctAGATCTGGGCATCCCTGCCATGACCAAGTGCTGTAACCAGCTGGACATTTGTTACGACACCTGTGGGGCCAACAAATACCGCTGCGATGCCAAGTTCCGCTGGTGCCTCCACTCCATCTGCTCCGACCTCAAGCGCAGCCTCGGATTCGTCTCCAAGGTGGAAG CTTGTGAATCCGTCGCAGACACAGTGTTCAACGCTGTCTGGACCCTGGGCTGCCGGCCCTTCATGAACAGCCAAAGGAGCGCCTGCATTTGCAGCGAGGAAGAACGAGATGAATTGTGA